A section of the Drosophila subobscura isolate 14011-0131.10 chromosome A, UCBerk_Dsub_1.0, whole genome shotgun sequence genome encodes:
- the LOC117903511 gene encoding uncharacterized protein LOC117903511 isoform X13, producing the protein MCGSLLPSLLAIGCLLALASADYRQDFEDLPVPDSEFDERHARSSSGIPAQAYAAPVIYNSQSSYSAPAAPSYSAPAAPSYSAPAPSYSAPAAPSYSAPASQGYSAPAAPSYSAPAAPSYSAPAAPSYSAPASQGYSAPAAPSYSAPAAPSYSAPAAPSYSAPAAPSYSAPAAPSYSAPAAPSYSAPASQGYSAPAAPSYSAPVGPSYSAPAAPSYSAPAAPSYSAPASQGYSAPAAPSYSAPAAPSYSAPAAPSYSAPAAPSYSAPASQGYSAPAAPSYSAPAAQSYSSNAAPSYSAPKSSYSAPAAQAIQRLRLHLIQHMLLPAIQHQNHLIQHLPPQAIQRLRLHLIQHMLLPAIQHQNHLIHHPHRRHTRHLPLKAIQHPPLPHTLATLAWGICWDQRELPTDPPRPATAVPPFPPSPVPRTTFSAARACSRRQPAAKARPTKSVSPWQHKEMIAIKLKRKKSDNSHVTPHGCYLL; encoded by the exons ATGTGCGGATCGCTTCTCCCTTCACTACTGGCCATCGGATgcctgctggccctggcctcAGCTGACTACAGGCAGGACTTCGAGGACTTGCCCGTCCCCGACAGCGAGTTCGATGAACGCCACGCACGATCGTCTTCGGGCATTCCGGCTCAAGCATATGCCGCGCCCGTAATCTACAATTCGCAGTCCAGCTACTCGGCGCCTGCGGCCCCGTCTTATTcagcgccagcagctccaAGTTATTCGGCACCTGCTCCGAGCTATTCAGCACCTGCCGCTCCGAGCTATTCAGCACCGGCATCTCAAGGATATTCAGCGCCTGCAGCCCCATCTTACTCGGCACCTGCGGCTCCCTCTTATTCAGCACCTGCTGCTCCGAGCTATTCAGCACCAGCATCTCAAGGATATTCAGCGCCTGCAGCTCCATCTTACTcggcaccagcagctccaAGTTATTCGGCGCCAGCGGCTCCATCGTACTCAGCACCGGCTGCTCCGAGCTATTCAGCACCTGCCGCTCCGAGCTATTCAGCACCTGCCGCTCCGAGCTATTCAGCACCAGCATCTCAAGGATATTCAGCCCCTGCAGCACCATCTTATTCGGCACCAGTGGGTCCGAGCTATTCAGCACCAGCGGCTCCGAGCTATTCAGCACCCGCAGCTCCATCGTACTCAGCACCAGCATCTCAAGGATATTCAGCACCCGCAGCTCCTTCTTATTCAGCTCCAGCGGCTCCATCCTATTCAGCACCCGCAGCTCCATCTTATTCAGCTCCAGCCGCTCCATCGTACTCAGCACCAGCATCTCAAGGATATTCAGCTCCAGCGGCTCCATCTTATTCGGCACCAGCAGCCCAATCGTACTCATCAA ATGCTGCTCCCAGCTATTCAGCACCAAAATCATCTTATTCAGCACCTGCCGCCCAAGCTATTCAGCGCCTGCGGCTCCATCTTATTCAGCACATGCTGCTCCCAGCTATTCAGCACCAAAATCATCTTATTCAGCACCTGCCGCCCCAAGCTATTCAGCGCCTGCGGCTCCATCTTATTCAGCACATGCTGCTCCCAGCTATTCAGCACCAAAATCATCTTATTCATCATCCGCACCGTCGTCATACTCGGCACCTGCCGCTCAAAGCTATTCAGCACCCGCCGCTCCCGCATACTCTGGCTACGCTCGCATGGGGGATATGCTGGGATCAGCGAGAACTTCCTACGGATCCGCCCCGGCCAGCTACGGCGGTGCCACCATTCCCGCCCAGCCCTGTCCCAAGAACTACATTTTCAGCTGCCAGGGCGTGTTCCAGAAGACAGCCTGCAGCCAAGGCTCGTCCTACTAAGAGCGTATCGCCATGGCAACATAAAGAAATGATAGCAATAAAGttgaagagaaaaaaatcaGACAATTCGCACGTAACCCCCCATGGATGTTATTTACTTTGA
- the LOC117903511 gene encoding uncharacterized protein LOC117903511 isoform X14, translating to MCGSLLPSLLAIGCLLALASADYRQDFEDLPVPDSEFDERHARSSSGIPAQAYAAPVIYNSQSSYSAPAAPSYSAPAAPSYSAPAPSYSAPAAPSYSAPASQGYSAPAAPSYSAPAAPSYSAPAAPSYSAPASQGYSAPAAPSYSAPAAPSYSAPAAPSYSAPAAPSYSAPAAPSYSAPAAPSYSAPKSSYSSSAPSSYSAPAAPSYSAPAAPSYSAPAAPSYSAHSAPSYSAPKSSYSAPAAPSYSAPAAPSYSAPAAPSYSAHAAPSYSAPKSSYSAPAAQAIQRLRLHLIQHMLLPAIQHQNHLIQHLPPQAIQRLRLHLIQHMLLPAIQHQNHLIHHPHRRHTRHLPLKAIQHPPLPHTLATLAWGICWDQRELPTDPPRPATAVPPFPPSPVPRTTFSAARACSRRQPAAKARPTKSVSPWQHKEMIAIKLKRKKSDNSHVTPHGCYLL from the exons ATGTGCGGATCGCTTCTCCCTTCACTACTGGCCATCGGATgcctgctggccctggcctcAGCTGACTACAGGCAGGACTTCGAGGACTTGCCCGTCCCCGACAGCGAGTTCGATGAACGCCACGCACGATCGTCTTCGGGCATTCCGGCTCAAGCATATGCCGCGCCCGTAATCTACAATTCGCAGTCCAGCTACTCGGCGCCTGCGGCCCCGTCTTATTcagcgccagcagctccaAGTTATTCGGCACCTGCTCCGAGCTATTCAGCACCTGCCGCTCCGAGCTATTCAGCACCGGCATCTCAAGGATATTCAGCGCCTGCAGCCCCATCTTACTCGGCACCTGCGGCTCCCTCTTATTCAGCACCTGCTGCTCCGAGCTATTCAGCACCAGCATCTCAAGGATATTCAGCGCCTGCAGCTCCATCTTACTcggcaccagcagctccaAGTTATTCGGCGCCAGCGGCTCCATCGTACTCAGCACCGGCTGCTCCGAGCTATTCAGCACCTGCCGCTCCGAGCTATTCAGCACCTGCCGCTCCGAG TTATTCAGCACCCAAATCATCTTATTCATCATCCGCACCGTCATCATACTCAGCACCTGCTGCTCCGAGCTATTCTGCGCCTGCCGCACCAAGCTATTCAGCACCAGCTGCTCCCAGTTATTCGGCACATTCTGCTCCCAGCTATTCAGCACCAAAATCATCTTATTCAGCACCTGCTGCTCCAAGCTACTCAGCACCTGCCGCCCCAAGCTATTCAGCGCCTGCGGCTCCATCTTATTCAGCACATGCTGCTCCCAGCTATTCAGCACCAAAATCATCTTATTCAGCACCTGCCGCCCAAGCTATTCAGCGCCTGCGGCTCCATCTTATTCAGCACATGCTGCTCCCAGCTATTCAGCACCAAAATCATCTTATTCAGCACCTGCCGCCCCAAGCTATTCAGCGCCTGCGGCTCCATCTTATTCAGCACATGCTGCTCCCAGCTATTCAGCACCAAAATCATCTTATTCATCATCCGCACCGTCGTCATACTCGGCACCTGCCGCTCAAAGCTATTCAGCACCCGCCGCTCCCGCATACTCTGGCTACGCTCGCATGGGGGATATGCTGGGATCAGCGAGAACTTCCTACGGATCCGCCCCGGCCAGCTACGGCGGTGCCACCATTCCCGCCCAGCCCTGTCCCAAGAACTACATTTTCAGCTGCCAGGGCGTGTTCCAGAAGACAGCCTGCAGCCAAGGCTCGTCCTACTAAGAGCGTATCGCCATGGCAACATAAAGAAATGATAGCAATAAAGttgaagagaaaaaaatcaGACAATTCGCACGTAACCCCCCATGGATGTTATTTACTTTGA
- the LOC117903511 gene encoding uncharacterized protein LOC117903511 isoform X3 yields the protein MCGSLLPSLLAIGCLLALASADYRQDFEDLPVPDSEFDERHARSSSGIPAQAYAAPVIYNSQSSYSAPAAPSYSAPAAPSYSAPAPSYSAPAAPSYSAPASQGYSAPAAPSYSAPAAPSYSAPAAPSYSAPASQGYSAPAAPSYSAPAAPSYSAPAAPSYSAPASQGYSAPAAPSYSAPVGPSYSAPAAPSYSAPAAPSYSAPASQGYSAPAAPSYSAPAAPSYSAPAAPSYSAPAAPSYSAPASQGYSAPAAPSYSAPAAQSYSSNANPSYSAPKSSYSAPAAPSYSAPAAPSYSAPQSYSAPSYSAPAGPSYSAPAAPSYSAPAAPSYSAPKSSYSSSAPSSYSAPAAPSYSAPAAPSYSAPAAPSYSAHSAPSYSAPKSSYSAPAAPSYSAPAAPSYSAPAAPSYSAHAAPSYSAPKSSYSAPAAQAIQRLRLHLIQHMLLPAIQHQNHLIQHLPPQAIQRLRLHLIQHMLLPAIQHQNHLIHHPHRRHTRHLPLKAIQHPPLPHTLATLAWGICWDQRELPTDPPRPATAVPPFPPSPVPRTTFSAARACSRRQPAAKARPTKSVSPWQHKEMIAIKLKRKKSDNSHVTPHGCYLL from the exons ATGTGCGGATCGCTTCTCCCTTCACTACTGGCCATCGGATgcctgctggccctggcctcAGCTGACTACAGGCAGGACTTCGAGGACTTGCCCGTCCCCGACAGCGAGTTCGATGAACGCCACGCACGATCGTCTTCGGGCATTCCGGCTCAAGCATATGCCGCGCCCGTAATCTACAATTCGCAGTCCAGCTACTCGGCGCCTGCGGCCCCGTCTTATTcagcgccagcagctccaAGTTATTCGGCACCTGCTCCGAGCTATTCAGCACCTGCCGCTCCGAGCTATTCAGCACCGGCATCTCAAGGATATTCAGCGCCTGCAGCCCCATCTTACTCGGCACCTGCGGCTCCCTCTTATTCAGCACCTGCTGCTCCGAGCTATTCAGCACCAGCATCTCAAGGATATTCAGCGCCTGCAGCTCCATCTTACTcggcaccagcagctccaAGTTATTCGGCGCCAGCGGCTCCATC CTATTCAGCACCAGCATCTCAAGGATATTCAGCCCCTGCAGCACCATCTTATTCGGCACCAGTGGGTCCGAGCTATTCAGCACCAGCGGCTCCGAGCTATTCAGCACCCGCAGCTCCATCGTACTCAGCACCAGCATCTCAAGGATATTCAGCACCCGCAGCTCCTTCTTATTCAGCTCCAGCGGCTCCATCCTATTCAGCACCCGCAGCTCCATCTTATTCAGCTCCAGCCGCTCCATCGTACTCAGCACCAGCATCTCAAGGATATTCAGCTCCAGCGGCTCCATCTTATTCGGCACCAGCAGCCCAATCGTACTCATCAAATGCTAATCCCAGCTATTCAGCACCCAAATCATCTTATTCAGCGCCTGCAGCACCCAGCTATTCAGCACCCGCCGCTCCATCTTATTCGGCACCTCAAAGCTATTCAGCACCATCCTATTCAGCACCCGCCGGTCCATCATATTCTGCCCCAGCGGCTCCAAGTTATTCAGCCCCCGCAGCTCCATCTTATTCAGCACCCAAATCATCTTATTCATCATCCGCACCGTCATCATACTCAGCACCTGCTGCTCCGAGCTATTCTGCGCCTGCCGCACCAAGCTATTCAGCACCAGCTGCTCCCAGTTATTCGGCACATTCTGCTCCCAGCTATTCAGCACCAAAATCATCTTATTCAGCACCTGCTGCTCCAAGCTACTCAGCACCTGCCGCCCCAAGCTATTCAGCGCCTGCGGCTCCATCTTATTCAGCACATGCTGCTCCCAGCTATTCAGCACCAAAATCATCTTATTCAGCACCTGCCGCCCAAGCTATTCAGCGCCTGCGGCTCCATCTTATTCAGCACATGCTGCTCCCAGCTATTCAGCACCAAAATCATCTTATTCAGCACCTGCCGCCCCAAGCTATTCAGCGCCTGCGGCTCCATCTTATTCAGCACATGCTGCTCCCAGCTATTCAGCACCAAAATCATCTTATTCATCATCCGCACCGTCGTCATACTCGGCACCTGCCGCTCAAAGCTATTCAGCACCCGCCGCTCCCGCATACTCTGGCTACGCTCGCATGGGGGATATGCTGGGATCAGCGAGAACTTCCTACGGATCCGCCCCGGCCAGCTACGGCGGTGCCACCATTCCCGCCCAGCCCTGTCCCAAGAACTACATTTTCAGCTGCCAGGGCGTGTTCCAGAAGACAGCCTGCAGCCAAGGCTCGTCCTACTAAGAGCGTATCGCCATGGCAACATAAAGAAATGATAGCAATAAAGttgaagagaaaaaaatcaGACAATTCGCACGTAACCCCCCATGGATGTTATTTACTTTGA
- the LOC117903511 gene encoding uncharacterized protein LOC117903511 isoform X10, with product MCGSLLPSLLAIGCLLALASADYRQDFEDLPVPDSEFDERHARSSSGIPAQAYAAPVIYNSQSSYSAPAAPSYSAPAAPSYSAPASQGYSAPAAPSYSAPVGPSYSAPAAPSYSAPAAPSYSAPASQGYSAPAAPSYSAPAAPSYSAPAAPSYSAPAAPSYSAPASQGYSAPAAPSYSAPAAQSYSSNANPSYSAPKSSYSAPAAPSYSAPAAPSYSAPQSYSAPSYSAPAGPSYSAPAAPSYSAPAAPSYSAPKSSYSSSAPSSYSAPAAPSYSAPAAPSYSAPAAPSYSAHSAPSYSAPKSSYSAPAAPSYSAPAAPSYSAPAAPSYSAHAAPSYSAPKSSYSAPAAQAIQRLRLHLIQHMLLPAIQHQNHLIQHLPPQAIQRLRLHLIQHMLLPAIQHQNHLIHHPHRRHTRHLPLKAIQHPPLPHTLATLAWGICWDQRELPTDPPRPATAVPPFPPSPVPRTTFSAARACSRRQPAAKARPTKSVSPWQHKEMIAIKLKRKKSDNSHVTPHGCYLL from the exons ATGTGCGGATCGCTTCTCCCTTCACTACTGGCCATCGGATgcctgctggccctggcctcAGCTGACTACAGGCAGGACTTCGAGGACTTGCCCGTCCCCGACAGCGAGTTCGATGAACGCCACGCACGATCGTCTTCGGGCATTCCGGCTCAAGCATATGCCGCGCCCGTAATCTACAATTCGCAGTCCAGCTACTCGGCGCCTGCGGCCCCGTCTTATTcagcgccagcagctccaAGTTATTCGGCACCT GCATCTCAAGGATATTCAGCCCCTGCAGCACCATCTTATTCGGCACCAGTGGGTCCGAGCTATTCAGCACCAGCGGCTCCGAGCTATTCAGCACCCGCAGCTCCATCGTACTCAGCACCAGCATCTCAAGGATATTCAGCACCCGCAGCTCCTTCTTATTCAGCTCCAGCGGCTCCATCCTATTCAGCACCCGCAGCTCCATCTTATTCAGCTCCAGCCGCTCCATCGTACTCAGCACCAGCATCTCAAGGATATTCAGCTCCAGCGGCTCCATCTTATTCGGCACCAGCAGCCCAATCGTACTCATCAAATGCTAATCCCAGCTATTCAGCACCCAAATCATCTTATTCAGCGCCTGCAGCACCCAGCTATTCAGCACCCGCCGCTCCATCTTATTCGGCACCTCAAAGCTATTCAGCACCATCCTATTCAGCACCCGCCGGTCCATCATATTCTGCCCCAGCGGCTCCAAGTTATTCAGCCCCCGCAGCTCCATCTTATTCAGCACCCAAATCATCTTATTCATCATCCGCACCGTCATCATACTCAGCACCTGCTGCTCCGAGCTATTCTGCGCCTGCCGCACCAAGCTATTCAGCACCAGCTGCTCCCAGTTATTCGGCACATTCTGCTCCCAGCTATTCAGCACCAAAATCATCTTATTCAGCACCTGCTGCTCCAAGCTACTCAGCACCTGCCGCCCCAAGCTATTCAGCGCCTGCGGCTCCATCTTATTCAGCACATGCTGCTCCCAGCTATTCAGCACCAAAATCATCTTATTCAGCACCTGCCGCCCAAGCTATTCAGCGCCTGCGGCTCCATCTTATTCAGCACATGCTGCTCCCAGCTATTCAGCACCAAAATCATCTTATTCAGCACCTGCCGCCCCAAGCTATTCAGCGCCTGCGGCTCCATCTTATTCAGCACATGCTGCTCCCAGCTATTCAGCACCAAAATCATCTTATTCATCATCCGCACCGTCGTCATACTCGGCACCTGCCGCTCAAAGCTATTCAGCACCCGCCGCTCCCGCATACTCTGGCTACGCTCGCATGGGGGATATGCTGGGATCAGCGAGAACTTCCTACGGATCCGCCCCGGCCAGCTACGGCGGTGCCACCATTCCCGCCCAGCCCTGTCCCAAGAACTACATTTTCAGCTGCCAGGGCGTGTTCCAGAAGACAGCCTGCAGCCAAGGCTCGTCCTACTAAGAGCGTATCGCCATGGCAACATAAAGAAATGATAGCAATAAAGttgaagagaaaaaaatcaGACAATTCGCACGTAACCCCCCATGGATGTTATTTACTTTGA
- the LOC117903511 gene encoding uncharacterized protein LOC117903511 isoform X2 gives MCGSLLPSLLAIGCLLALASADYRQDFEDLPVPDSEFDERHARSSSGIPAQAYAAPVIYNSQSSYSAPAAPSYSAPAAPSYSAPAPSYSAPAAPSYSAPASQGYSAPAAPSYSAPAAPSYSAPAAPSYSAPASQGYSAPAAPSYSAPAAPSYSAPAAPSYSAPAAPSYSAPAAPSYSAPAAPSYSAPASQGYSAPAAPSYSAPVGPSYSAPAAPSYSAPAAPSYSAPASQGYSAPAAPSYSAPAAPSYSAPAAPSYSAPAAPSYSAPASQGYSAPAAPSYSAPAAQSYSSNANPSYSAPKSSYSAPAAPSYSAPAAPSYSAPQSYSAPSYSAPAGPSYSAPAAPSYSAPAAPSYSAPKSSYSSSAPSSYSAPAAPSYSAPAAPSYSAPAAPSYSAPAAPSYSAPAAPSYSAPAAPSYSAHAAPSYSAPKSSYSAPAAQAIQRLRLHLIQHMLLPAIQHQNHLIQHLPPQAIQRLRLHLIQHMLLPAIQHQNHLIHHPHRRHTRHLPLKAIQHPPLPHTLATLAWGICWDQRELPTDPPRPATAVPPFPPSPVPRTTFSAARACSRRQPAAKARPTKSVSPWQHKEMIAIKLKRKKSDNSHVTPHGCYLL, from the exons ATGTGCGGATCGCTTCTCCCTTCACTACTGGCCATCGGATgcctgctggccctggcctcAGCTGACTACAGGCAGGACTTCGAGGACTTGCCCGTCCCCGACAGCGAGTTCGATGAACGCCACGCACGATCGTCTTCGGGCATTCCGGCTCAAGCATATGCCGCGCCCGTAATCTACAATTCGCAGTCCAGCTACTCGGCGCCTGCGGCCCCGTCTTATTcagcgccagcagctccaAGTTATTCGGCACCTGCTCCGAGCTATTCAGCACCTGCCGCTCCGAGCTATTCAGCACCGGCATCTCAAGGATATTCAGCGCCTGCAGCCCCATCTTACTCGGCACCTGCGGCTCCCTCTTATTCAGCACCTGCTGCTCCGAGCTATTCAGCACCAGCATCTCAAGGATATTCAGCGCCTGCAGCTCCATCTTACTcggcaccagcagctccaAGTTATTCGGCGCCAGCGGCTCCATCGTACTCAGCACCGGCTGCTCCGAGCTATTCAGCACCTGCCGCTCCGAGCTATTCAGCACCTGCCGCTCCGAGCTATTCAGCACCAGCATCTCAAGGATATTCAGCCCCTGCAGCACCATCTTATTCGGCACCAGTGGGTCCGAGCTATTCAGCACCAGCGGCTCCGAGCTATTCAGCACCCGCAGCTCCATCGTACTCAGCACCAGCATCTCAAGGATATTCAGCACCCGCAGCTCCTTCTTATTCAGCTCCAGCGGCTCCATCCTATTCAGCACCCGCAGCTCCATCTTATTCAGCTCCAGCCGCTCCATCGTACTCAGCACCAGCATCTCAAGGATATTCAGCTCCAGCGGCTCCATCTTATTCGGCACCAGCAGCCCAATCGTACTCATCAAATGCTAATCCCAGCTATTCAGCACCCAAATCATCTTATTCAGCGCCTGCAGCACCCAGCTATTCAGCACCCGCCGCTCCATCTTATTCGGCACCTCAAAGCTATTCAGCACCATCCTATTCAGCACCCGCCGGTCCATCATATTCTGCCCCAGCGGCTCCAAGTTATTCAGCCCCCGCAGCTCCATCTTATTCAGCACCCAAATCATCTTATTCATCATCCGCACCGTCATCATACTCAGCACCTGCTGCTCCGAGCTATTCTGCGCCTGCCGCACCAAGCTATTCAGCACCAGCTGCTCCCAG TTATTCAGCACCTGCTGCTCCAAGCTACTCAGCACCTGCCGCCCCAAGCTATTCAGCGCCTGCGGCTCCATCTTATTCAGCACATGCTGCTCCCAGCTATTCAGCACCAAAATCATCTTATTCAGCACCTGCCGCCCAAGCTATTCAGCGCCTGCGGCTCCATCTTATTCAGCACATGCTGCTCCCAGCTATTCAGCACCAAAATCATCTTATTCAGCACCTGCCGCCCCAAGCTATTCAGCGCCTGCGGCTCCATCTTATTCAGCACATGCTGCTCCCAGCTATTCAGCACCAAAATCATCTTATTCATCATCCGCACCGTCGTCATACTCGGCACCTGCCGCTCAAAGCTATTCAGCACCCGCCGCTCCCGCATACTCTGGCTACGCTCGCATGGGGGATATGCTGGGATCAGCGAGAACTTCCTACGGATCCGCCCCGGCCAGCTACGGCGGTGCCACCATTCCCGCCCAGCCCTGTCCCAAGAACTACATTTTCAGCTGCCAGGGCGTGTTCCAGAAGACAGCCTGCAGCCAAGGCTCGTCCTACTAAGAGCGTATCGCCATGGCAACATAAAGAAATGATAGCAATAAAGttgaagagaaaaaaatcaGACAATTCGCACGTAACCCCCCATGGATGTTATTTACTTTGA
- the LOC117903511 gene encoding uncharacterized protein LOC117903511 isoform X20 has product MCGSLLPSLLAIGCLLALASADYRQDFEDLPVPDSEFDERHARSSSGIPAQAYAAPVIYNSQSSYSAPAAPSYSAPAAPSYSAPAPSYSAPAAPSYSAPKSSYSSSAPSSYSAPAAPSYSAPAAPSYSAPAAPSYSAHSAPSYSAPKSSYSAPAAPSYSAPAAPSYSAPAAPSYSAHAAPSYSAPKSSYSAPAAQAIQRLRLHLIQHMLLPAIQHQNHLIQHLPPQAIQRLRLHLIQHMLLPAIQHQNHLIHHPHRRHTRHLPLKAIQHPPLPHTLATLAWGICWDQRELPTDPPRPATAVPPFPPSPVPRTTFSAARACSRRQPAAKARPTKSVSPWQHKEMIAIKLKRKKSDNSHVTPHGCYLL; this is encoded by the exons ATGTGCGGATCGCTTCTCCCTTCACTACTGGCCATCGGATgcctgctggccctggcctcAGCTGACTACAGGCAGGACTTCGAGGACTTGCCCGTCCCCGACAGCGAGTTCGATGAACGCCACGCACGATCGTCTTCGGGCATTCCGGCTCAAGCATATGCCGCGCCCGTAATCTACAATTCGCAGTCCAGCTACTCGGCGCCTGCGGCCCCGTCTTATTcagcgccagcagctccaAGTTATTCGGCACCTGCTCCGAGCTATTCAGCACCTGCCGCTCCGAG TTATTCAGCACCCAAATCATCTTATTCATCATCCGCACCGTCATCATACTCAGCACCTGCTGCTCCGAGCTATTCTGCGCCTGCCGCACCAAGCTATTCAGCACCAGCTGCTCCCAGTTATTCGGCACATTCTGCTCCCAGCTATTCAGCACCAAAATCATCTTATTCAGCACCTGCTGCTCCAAGCTACTCAGCACCTGCCGCCCCAAGCTATTCAGCGCCTGCGGCTCCATCTTATTCAGCACATGCTGCTCCCAGCTATTCAGCACCAAAATCATCTTATTCAGCACCTGCCGCCCAAGCTATTCAGCGCCTGCGGCTCCATCTTATTCAGCACATGCTGCTCCCAGCTATTCAGCACCAAAATCATCTTATTCAGCACCTGCCGCCCCAAGCTATTCAGCGCCTGCGGCTCCATCTTATTCAGCACATGCTGCTCCCAGCTATTCAGCACCAAAATCATCTTATTCATCATCCGCACCGTCGTCATACTCGGCACCTGCCGCTCAAAGCTATTCAGCACCCGCCGCTCCCGCATACTCTGGCTACGCTCGCATGGGGGATATGCTGGGATCAGCGAGAACTTCCTACGGATCCGCCCCGGCCAGCTACGGCGGTGCCACCATTCCCGCCCAGCCCTGTCCCAAGAACTACATTTTCAGCTGCCAGGGCGTGTTCCAGAAGACAGCCTGCAGCCAAGGCTCGTCCTACTAAGAGCGTATCGCCATGGCAACATAAAGAAATGATAGCAATAAAGttgaagagaaaaaaatcaGACAATTCGCACGTAACCCCCCATGGATGTTATTTACTTTGA
- the LOC117903511 gene encoding uncharacterized protein LOC117903511 isoform X19, producing the protein MCGSLLPSLLAIGCLLALASADYRQDFEDLPVPDSEFDERHARSSSGIPAQAYAAPVIYNSQSSYSAPAAPSYSAPAAPSYSAPAPSYSAPAAPSYSAPASQGYSAPAAPSYSAPAAPSYSAPAAPSYSAPASQGYSAPAAPSYSAPAAPSYSAPAAPSYSAPAAPSYSAPAAPSYSAHAAPSYSAPKSSYSAPAAQAIQRLRLHLIQHMLLPAIQHQNHLIQHLPPQAIQRLRLHLIQHMLLPAIQHQNHLIHHPHRRHTRHLPLKAIQHPPLPHTLATLAWGICWDQRELPTDPPRPATAVPPFPPSPVPRTTFSAARACSRRQPAAKARPTKSVSPWQHKEMIAIKLKRKKSDNSHVTPHGCYLL; encoded by the exons ATGTGCGGATCGCTTCTCCCTTCACTACTGGCCATCGGATgcctgctggccctggcctcAGCTGACTACAGGCAGGACTTCGAGGACTTGCCCGTCCCCGACAGCGAGTTCGATGAACGCCACGCACGATCGTCTTCGGGCATTCCGGCTCAAGCATATGCCGCGCCCGTAATCTACAATTCGCAGTCCAGCTACTCGGCGCCTGCGGCCCCGTCTTATTcagcgccagcagctccaAGTTATTCGGCACCTGCTCCGAGCTATTCAGCACCTGCCGCTCCGAGCTATTCAGCACCGGCATCTCAAGGATATTCAGCGCCTGCAGCCCCATCTTACTCGGCACCTGCGGCTCCCTCTTATTCAGCACCTGCTGCTCCGAGCTATTCAGCACCAGCATCTCAAGGATATTCAGCGCCTGCAGCTCCATCTTACTcggcaccagcagctccaAGTTATTC AGCACCTGCTGCTCCAAGCTACTCAGCACCTGCCGCCCCAAGCTATTCAGCGCCTGCGGCTCCATCTTATTCAGCACATGCTGCTCCCAGCTATTCAGCACCAAAATCATCTTATTCAGCACCTGCCGCCCAAGCTATTCAGCGCCTGCGGCTCCATCTTATTCAGCACATGCTGCTCCCAGCTATTCAGCACCAAAATCATCTTATTCAGCACCTGCCGCCCCAAGCTATTCAGCGCCTGCGGCTCCATCTTATTCAGCACATGCTGCTCCCAGCTATTCAGCACCAAAATCATCTTATTCATCATCCGCACCGTCGTCATACTCGGCACCTGCCGCTCAAAGCTATTCAGCACCCGCCGCTCCCGCATACTCTGGCTACGCTCGCATGGGGGATATGCTGGGATCAGCGAGAACTTCCTACGGATCCGCCCCGGCCAGCTACGGCGGTGCCACCATTCCCGCCCAGCCCTGTCCCAAGAACTACATTTTCAGCTGCCAGGGCGTGTTCCAGAAGACAGCCTGCAGCCAAGGCTCGTCCTACTAAGAGCGTATCGCCATGGCAACATAAAGAAATGATAGCAATAAAGttgaagagaaaaaaatcaGACAATTCGCACGTAACCCCCCATGGATGTTATTTACTTTGA